In Nicotiana tabacum cultivar K326 chromosome 21, ASM71507v2, whole genome shotgun sequence, one DNA window encodes the following:
- the LOC107792383 gene encoding protein SMALL AUXIN UP-REGULATED RNA 12-like translates to MALKKSSKHFTQTAAFKQIMKRCSRFGKNENGYPQDVPKGHFVVYVGENRSRYIIPISWLTHPEFQSLLQRAEEEFGFNHDMGLAIPCDEDDFCSVFTLNAKKKQQFERPSSS, encoded by the exons ATGGCTCTGAAGAAATCAAGCAAACACTTTACTCAAACTGCAGCCTTCAAACAAATTATGAAAAGGTGTTCAAGGTTTGGAAAGAATGAGAATGGATACCCTCAAGATGTCCCAAAAGGCCATTTTGTAGTATATGTGGGTGAAAATAGAAGCAGATATATAATTCCCATTTCTTGGTTGACACATCCTGAATTCCAAAGTTTGCTTCAAAGGGCTGAAGAAGAATTTGGATTCAATCATGATATGGGACTTGCTATCCCTTGTGATGAAGACGATTTTTGCTCC GTGTTCACTTTGAATGCTAAGAAGAAACAACAGTTTGAACGACCTTCCTCTTCCTGA